A stretch of Candidatus Aegiribacteria sp. DNA encodes these proteins:
- a CDS encoding Hsp20/alpha crystallin family protein — MFQLHSMYGNWTPAIDIYKVQNAWLVYVELPGLSSSDIELIAFPDGFAIGGIRKPPEKGLIAEKLEILTGAFHREIHLPGKIDIPEVTASMKNGVLCIKLPELNQTSIRVSVISHREFAITIKDRGE; from the coding sequence ATGTTTCAGTTACACTCGATGTACGGTAACTGGACACCTGCTATTGATATCTATAAAGTACAGAATGCATGGCTGGTGTATGTAGAACTCCCTGGATTATCATCGAGCGACATAGAACTGATTGCTTTTCCTGACGGTTTTGCTATCGGAGGAATCAGGAAACCACCTGAAAAGGGACTGATCGCAGAAAAGCTGGAGATCCTCACAGGTGCATTCCACCGTGAGATTCATCTTCCGGGAAAGATTGATATACCTGAAGTTACTGCATCTATGAAAAATGGAGTTCTCTGCATAAAACTCCCCGAACTGAATCAGACAAGTATCAGAGTTTCAGTAATCAGCCACAGGGAGTTTGCAATAACAATAAAAGATAGAGGAGAATAA